In one window of Miscanthus floridulus cultivar M001 chromosome 12, ASM1932011v1, whole genome shotgun sequence DNA:
- the LOC136497128 gene encoding L-type lectin-domain containing receptor kinase SIT2-like, translating to MPPHLALLLFLGLGGLLPAASAADEQFVFDGFKGANLSFDGMATVTPDGLLMLTNGTSQLKGHAFYPAPLRFHRAPNGTATAMQSFSTAFVIGIIGAYEDLSSHGMAFVVAKSSNFTSALPGQFMGLVSSATNGNATNHLFAVEFDTILNSEFNDMSGNHVGVDVNGLNSVDADNAGYYDDATGAFRNMSLVSRKAMQVWVDFDGQTMQVNVTMAPLEAVARPKKPLLSTTVNLSSVIDDTAYVGFSSATGILFCRHYVLGWSFRMNSTAPALNVSALPTLPVTFPKPRSKTLEIVLPIASAVLVFAVAAAVFAFLRRRRMYAEVKEAWEASFGPHRFSYKDIFQATDGFSDRRLLGIGGFGRVYRGVLASKMEVAVKKVAHGSRQGMREFVAEVVSIGRLRHRNLVQLLGYCRRKGELLLVYDYMPNGSLDKYLYDQSKITLGWGQRFRILKGVASGLLYLHEDWEQVVVHRDIKASNVLLDREMNARLGDFGLARLYDHGTDPHTTHVVGTMGYMAPELGHTGRASKASDVFAFGAFMLEVACGRKPVVQDARDNRLVLVDWVLDRWRAGSVTDTVDPRLQGDFDEREASLVLRLGMLCSHPLPSARPGMRQIVQYLDGDAPLPELSPTYQGLNMLSLLQDQGFDPYIMSFPMTSTGTSTISDLSGGR from the coding sequence ATGCCGCCGCACCTCGCCTTGCTTctcttcctcggcctcggcgggCTGCTGCCTGCGGCGTCGGCCGCCGACGAGCAGTTCGTCTTCGACGGCTTCAAGGGCGCGAACCTCAGCTTCGACGGGATGGCCACGGTCACGCCGGACGGGCTGCTCATGCTCACCAACGGCACCAGCCAGCTCAAGGGCCACGCCTTCTACCCGGCGCCGCTGCGGTTCCACCGGGCGCCCAACGGCACGGCCACGGCGATGCAGTCCTTCTCCACGGCCTTCGTTATCGGCATCATCGGCGCGTACGAGGACCTCAGCAGCCACGGCATGGCGTTCGTGGTCGCCAAGAGCAGCAACTTCACCTCCGCGCTGCCGGGCCAGTTCATGGGGCTCGTCAGCTCCGCCACCAACGGCAACGCCACCAACCACCTGTTCGCCGTCGAGTTCGACACCATCCTCAACTCCGAGTTCAACGACATGAGCGGCAACCACGTCGGGGTCGACGTGAACGGGCTCAACTCCGTCGACGCCGACAACGCCGGCTACTACGACGACGCCACCGGCGCGTTCAGGAACATGAGCCTGGTGAGCCGCAAGGCGATGCAGGTGTGGGTGGACTTCGACGGCCAGACCATGCAGGTCAATGTCACCATGGCGCCCCTGGAGGCTGTTGCCCGGCCCAAGAAGCCCCTGCTCTCCACCACCGTCAATCTCTCCTCCGTCATCGACGACACCGCCTACGTCGGCTTCTCGTCGGCCACCGGCATCCTCTTCTGCCGGCACTACGTGCTCGGCTGGAGCTTCAGGATGAACAGCACCGCCCCGGCGCTCAACGTCTCCGCCCTGCCCACCCTGCCGGTCACGTTCCCGAAGCCGAGGTCCAAGACGCTGGAGATCGTGCTGCCGATAGCGTCCGCGGTGCTCGTCTTCGCGGTGGCCGCCGCCGTCTTCGCGTTCCTGCGGAGGCGGCGCATGTACGCGGAGgtcaaggaggcgtgggaggcctcGTTCGGGCCGCACAGGTTCTCCTACAAGGATATCTTCCAAGCCACCGACGGGTTCAGCGACAGGCGGCTGCTGGGCATCGGCGGCTTCGGCAGGGTGTACCGGGGCGTGCTGGCGTCCAAGATGGAGGTCGCGGTGAAGAAGGTGGCGCATGGGTCGAGGCAGGGGATGCGGGAGTTCGTGGCCGAGGTCGTCAGCATTGGCCGCCTCCGGCACCGCAACCTCGTGCAGCTGCTCGGCTACTGCCGGCGCAAGGGCGAGCTGCTGCTGGTCTACGACTACATGCCCAACGGCAGCCTCGACAAGTACCTCTACGACCAGAGCAAGATCACGCTTGGCTGGGGGCAGAGGTTCCGCATCCTCAAGGGCGTCGCGTCCGGCCTGCTGTACCTCCACGAGGACTGGGAGCAGGTGGTGGTGCACCGGGACATCAAGGCCAGCAACGTGCTGCTCGACAGGGAGATGAACGCGCGCCTGGGTGACTTCGGGCTGGCGCGGCTGTACGACCACGGCACCGACCCGCACACCACGCACGTGGTGGGCACCATGGGGTACATGGCGCCGGAGCTCGGGCACACGGGCAGGGCCTCCAAGGCGTCGGACGTGTTCGCGTTCGGCGCCTTCATGCTGGAGGTGGCGTGCGGGCGGAAGCCCGTGGTGCAGGACGCGCGCGACAACCGGCTGGTGCTGGTGGACTGGGTGCTGGACCGCTGGCGCGCCGGCTCCGTCACGGACACCGTGGACCCGCGCCTGCAGGGCGACTTCGACGAGCGCGAGGCGAGCCTTGTGCTGAGGCTCGGCATGCTGTGCTCGCACCCGCTCCCCAGCGCGCGCCCGGGCATGCGTCAGATCGTCCAGTACCTCGACGGCGACGCGCCgctgccggagctgtcgccgacgTACCAGGGTCTCAACATGCTGTCGCTCTTGCAGGACCAGGGCTTCGACCCCTACATCATGTCGTTCCCGATGACGTCGACGGGGACCAGCACCATATCTGACCTGTCCGGAGGGAGATGA
- the LOC136496408 gene encoding L-type lectin-domain containing receptor kinase SIT2-like: protein MGCPRLPLLPLFLLLAAVCSDQAAVLAAAEEFTYNGFGGTNLSLDGMSVVAPNGLLVLSNGTSQMAGHAFHPSPVRLRDGPGGAVRSFSAAFVFAIVSNFTVLSDNGMAFVVAPSTRLSTFNAGQYLGILNVTDNGKDGNRVLFVELDTMLNPEFQDMNSNHLGVNVNSMRSLQNHSAGYYDDATGVFNNLSLISRQPMQVWVDYDGATTRLDVTMAPVDVPKPRKPLISAPVNLSAVGTTDDTAYVGFSAATGVIYTRHYVLGWSFATDGAAPPLDISKLPALPRFGPKPRSKVLEIVLPIATAAFVLALVVGAFLFVRRRVRYAEVREDWEVEFGPHRFSYKELYHATKGFKNKMLLGTGGFGRVYKGVLPKSKLEIAVKRVSHDSKQGMKEFIAEVVSIGHLRHRNLVQLLGYCRRKGELLLVYDYMSNGSLDKYLHDKTRPVLDWEQRFHIIKGVACGLLYLHEDWEKIVIHRDIKASNVLLDGDMNGRLGDFGLARLYDHGVDPQTTHVVGTMGYLAPELVRTGKATPVTDVFAFGVFVLEVACGRRPLGCIAPDEQTVLLDWVQEHDRKGAALDTVDARLCGKYDADEARLVIRLGLMCAHPLPDARPGMRQVVQYLEGDTPMPEVAPTYVSYTMLALMQNDGFDSFAMSFPSTVTSDVSPVSGGFSSVSGLSGGR, encoded by the coding sequence ATGGGATGTCCCCGCTTGCCCCTCCTCCCACTCTTCCTGCTCCTCGCCGCGGTCTGCTCTGACCAGGCGGCCGTGCTCGCCGCCGCTGAGGAGTTCACCTACAACGGCTTCGGCGGCACCAACCTATCGCTCGACGGCATGTCCGTGGTGGCACCGAACGGCCTCCTGGTGCTCAGCAACGGCACCAGCCAGATGGCCGGGCACGCGTTCCACCCCTCGCCGGTCCGCCTGCGGGACGGCCCCGGCGGCGCCGTCAGGTCCTTCTCGGCGGCGTTCGTCTTCGCCATCGTCTCCAACTTCACCGTGCTCAGCGACAACGGCATGGCGTTCGTGGTCGCGCCCAGCACCAGGCTCTCCACCTTCAACGCGGGGCAGTACCTGGGCATCCTCAACGTCACCGACAACGGCAAGGACGGCAACCGCGTCCTGTTCGTCGAGCTCGACACCATGCTCAACCCGGAGTTCCAGGACATGAACAGCAACCACCTCGGCGTCAACGTCAACAGCATGAGGTCGTTGCAGAACCACAGCGCCGGCTACTACGACGACGCCACGGGTGTGTTCAACAATCTCAGCCTCATCAGCCGCCAGCCCATGCAGGTCTGGGTCGACTACGACGGCGCCACCACGCGGCTCGACGTCACGATGGCGCCCGTCGACGTGCCCAAGCCCAGGAAGCCGCTCATCTCCGCGCCGGTCAACCTCTCGGCGGTCGGGACGACGGACGACACCGCCTACGTCGGCTTCTCGGCGGCCACGGGCGTCATCTACACGCGCCACTACGTTCTGGGCTGGAGCTTCGCCACGGACGGCGCGGCCCCGCCGCTGGACATCTCGAAGCTCCCGGCGCTGCCGCGGTTCGGGCCCAAGCCCCGGTCCAAGGTGCTGGAGATCGTGCTCCCGATCGCCACCGCGGCGTTCGTCCTCGCGCTTGTCGTCGGCGCCTTCCTGTTCGTGCGGAGGCGGGTGAGGTACGCCGAGGTACGCGAGGACTGGGAGGTGGAGTTCGGCCCCCACCGCTTCTCGTACAAGGAGCTCTACCACGCCACCAAGGGCTTCAAGAACAAGATGCTGCTCGGCACCGGCGGGTTCGGGAGGGTGTACAAGGGCGTGCTCCCAAAATCCAAACTTGAGATCGCCGTGAAGAGGGTGTCGCACGACTCGAAGCAGGGgatgaaggagttcatcgcggaggTGGTCAGCATCGGCCACCTCCGTCACCGGAACCTCGTGCAGCTGCTGGGCTACTGCCGGCGGAAGGGCGAGCTGCTGCTGGTGTACGACTACATGTCCAACGGCAGCCTGGACAAGTACCTGCACGACAAGACCAGGCCCGTCCTGGACTGGGAGCAGAGGTTCCACATCATCAAGGGCGTCGCCTGCGGCCTGCTGTACCTCCACGAGGACTGGGAGAAGATCGTCATCCACCGCGACATCAAGGCCAGCAACGTGCTCCTCGACGGCGACATGAACGGCCGGCTGGGCGACTTTGGGCTAGCGAGGCTGTACGACCACGGCGTGGACCCGCAGACGACGCACGTGGTGGGCACCATGGGGTACCTCGCCCCGGAGCTGGTGCGCACGGGGAAGGCGACCCCGGTGACGGACGTGTTCGCCTTCGGCGTGTTCGTGCTGGAGGTGGCCTGCGGCCGCCGCCCGCTCGGGTGCATCGCGCCCGACGAGCAGACCGTGCTGCTGGACTGGGTGCAGGAGCACGACCGCAAGGGGGCCGCCCTCGACACGGTGGACGCGCGGCTGTGCGGCAAGTACGACGCCGACGAGGCCCGGCTGGTGATCAGGCTCGGGCTGATGTGCGCGCACCCGTTGCCCGACGCGCGGCCCGGCATGCGGCAGGTCGTGCAGTACCTGGAGGGCGACACGCCGATGCCCGAGGTGGCGCCGACGTACGTGAGCTACACCATGCTGGCGCTGATGCAGAACGACGGGTTCGACTCGTTCGCCATGTCGTTCCCGTCCACGGTCACGTCGGACGTCAGCCCCGTCTCCGGCGGGTTCTCTTCGGTGTCCGGCCTCTCCGGCGGAAGGTGA